One genomic region from Amycolatopsis sp. FBCC-B4732 encodes:
- a CDS encoding LLM class flavin-dependent oxidoreductase, whose protein sequence is MTLSLPRTALSIAELDDLDHAGVIRFVRALEEYGHRMVWLPEVAGREAFTTAALVLASTSSLIVGNGVARALERVPKSAGSAARELAAGYPGRYVLGLGVSGAVRERGAGPLPFLRSYLDGVDEVAPGVPRVLGAYSAGITKLAAERADGLITFLVTPEHTRWARETIGDLFLSVVQWAVVGRSRAEAREVARERLAYYLTLPHQIAKLTRLGFTDADLAPPGSDRLLDALVAYGTPSQVREAVRAQYEAGATQVALSLVGPLDEAKLDAYRALAPQED, encoded by the coding sequence ATGACGTTGTCCTTGCCGCGTACGGCGTTGTCGATCGCCGAGCTCGACGACCTCGACCACGCCGGGGTCATCCGGTTCGTGCGCGCGCTCGAGGAGTACGGGCACCGGATGGTGTGGCTCCCCGAGGTCGCCGGGCGGGAGGCGTTCACAACGGCGGCACTCGTGCTGGCGTCGACGTCGTCCTTGATCGTCGGCAACGGCGTGGCGCGGGCGCTCGAACGCGTCCCGAAGTCGGCGGGCTCGGCGGCGCGGGAGCTCGCCGCCGGATACCCCGGGCGGTACGTACTGGGGCTCGGGGTGAGCGGGGCGGTCCGCGAACGCGGGGCCGGGCCGCTGCCGTTCCTGCGCTCGTACCTCGACGGCGTCGACGAGGTGGCACCCGGCGTGCCGCGGGTGCTCGGCGCGTACTCGGCGGGGATCACGAAGCTGGCCGCCGAGCGGGCGGACGGGCTGATCACGTTCCTCGTCACGCCGGAGCACACCCGCTGGGCGCGCGAAACGATCGGGGACCTGTTCCTGTCCGTCGTCCAATGGGCGGTGGTCGGCCGTTCGCGGGCCGAGGCCCGGGAGGTCGCCCGGGAGCGGCTCGCGTACTACCTGACGCTCCCCCACCAGATCGCGAAACTGACCCGGCTCGGGTTCACCGACGCCGACCTCGCGCCGCCGGGGTCCGACCGGCTGCTCGACGCGCTCGTCGCCTACGGCACGCCGTCCCAGGTGCGCGAAGCGGTTCGGGCGCAGTACGAAGCGGGTGCCACCCAGGTCGCGCTGTCGCTGGTCGGCCCGCTCGACGAAGCGAAGCTCGACGCCTACCGGGCGCTCGCACCACAGGAGGATTGA